A part of Mycolicibacterium sp. TUM20985 genomic DNA contains:
- a CDS encoding acyl-CoA dehydrogenase family protein gives MTAALVRRWLEAGELDLPAPGSGRTGSRWWKLAAMSENDVVAGRLAEAHTDALAILGELGGPRPASGELWGVWAAEAPQSVVTVREDDEGRARLEGTKAWCSGAGICTHALVTARRDDNARGLYAVELSQPAVAPQPDQWRNVGMHDSDTRAVRFNAAIGVPVGLPGEYLTRPGFWHGAMGVAACWLGGARGVAAPLYRAVSEEHEGAPIDAHARAHLGAVDAALAAAEAMLVSAACYVDAEPHGARAELIARRVRAVVEHAVDEAITRTGRALGPAPLVLDGRHAQRVADLTIYVRQSHAERDLAALGKLAAR, from the coding sequence ATGACGGCCGCGTTGGTTCGGCGCTGGCTCGAAGCGGGCGAACTCGATCTTCCTGCACCGGGTTCCGGCCGCACGGGGTCGCGGTGGTGGAAGCTGGCGGCCATGTCGGAGAACGACGTCGTGGCGGGCAGGCTGGCCGAGGCGCACACCGACGCGCTGGCGATCCTGGGCGAACTCGGCGGGCCGCGTCCTGCATCCGGAGAGCTCTGGGGGGTATGGGCCGCCGAGGCTCCGCAGTCCGTCGTCACCGTCCGCGAGGACGACGAGGGCCGGGCGAGGCTCGAGGGCACCAAGGCCTGGTGTTCCGGCGCGGGGATCTGCACGCACGCCCTGGTGACTGCGCGACGCGACGACAACGCCCGCGGCCTCTACGCCGTCGAACTGAGTCAGCCCGCGGTGGCGCCGCAGCCGGACCAGTGGCGCAACGTCGGGATGCATGACAGCGATACGCGCGCGGTGCGCTTCAATGCCGCGATCGGCGTTCCGGTCGGCCTCCCCGGTGAGTACCTCACTAGGCCGGGCTTCTGGCACGGGGCGATGGGGGTGGCGGCCTGCTGGCTCGGGGGCGCGCGTGGTGTCGCCGCGCCGCTCTACCGTGCCGTTTCCGAAGAACACGAAGGAGCGCCGATCGACGCGCACGCCCGGGCTCACCTCGGGGCGGTCGACGCTGCGCTGGCCGCCGCGGAGGCGATGCTGGTGTCGGCCGCGTGTTACGTCGACGCCGAACCGCATGGTGCCCGAGCCGAACTCATCGCACGCCGCGTCCGCGCCGTCGTCGAGCACGCCGTCGACGAGGCCATCACCCGGACGGGGCGGGCCCTCGGGCCTGCACCCCTGGTCCTCGACGGCCGTCACGCGCAGCGGGTCGCCGATCTGACGATCTACGTGCGCCAGAGCCACGCCGAGCGCGATCTGGCCGCCCTCGGCAAGCTAGCCGC